GTGGTCGGCGAGCGGCCGGAGGGGCTCTATCTCGGCCGCACCTCGGTCAACTCCGTCCGCCTCGCCTGCGCGGAAGGCGGCTTCGCCTACATCTCCGACACCTATGACGACGACCTGCCCTACTGGCTCGACCATGACGGCCACGGCAACGCGATCCCGCCGCAGCTCGTCATCCCCTACACGCTCGACGCCAACGACATGCGCTTCGCCATCCAGGCCGGCTTCACCGAGGGCGACCAGTTCTTCACCTATCTCAAGGACGCCTTCGACACGCTCTATGCCGAGGGCGAGGCCGGCCGCGCCGGCATGATGAACATCGGCCTGCACTGCCGCCTCGTCGGACGTCCGGGCCGCGCCGCCGCGCTCAGGCGCTTCATCGATTACGTGCAGGGCCACGAGAAGGTCTGGATCGCGCGGCGCATCGACATCGCCCGCCACTGGCGCGAGCACCATCCCTACGCGGCCCCCGCGCTGCGGCCCTCGCGCATGGACGAGACCGCTTTCGTCGCGGCCTTCGGCGGCGTCTTCGAACATTCGCCGTGGATCGCCGAACGCGCCTGGAAGCTGGAACTCGGACCTGCGCACGACAGCGCCGGCGGTCTGCACAACGCGCTGGCGCGCATGTTCCGCTCCGCCAGCGAGGACGAGCGCCTCGGCGTTCTGAAGGCGCATCCCGATCTTGCGGGCAAGCTCGCCCAGGCGAAGCGCCTGACAGCCGAGTCGACCGCCGAACAGGCTTCCGCCGGTCTCGACGCGCTGACCGATGCAGAGCGCGCCCGCTTCAGCGAACTCAACACGACCTATGTCGATCGCTTCGGCTTCCCCTTCATCATCGCGGTGAAGGGCTTGACCAAGGCCGACATCCTTGCCGCCTTCGAGCGGCGCATCGCCAATTCGCGCGACGAGGAGTTCGCCACCGCCTGCCGGCAGGTCGAACGCATCGCGCTGCTTCGCCTGAAGGACAGATTGCGCGCATGACCGAAGCCGCCCGCTCCTACTACGCCCCGCATGGCGGGCTGCCGCCGCAGTCGCAGCTCCTCACCGGCCGTGCCGTCTTCACCACCGCCTATGCGGTGATCCCGAAAGGCGTGATGAGCGACATCGTCACCAGCTACCTGCCCTTCTGGGAGAAGACGCGGGTCTGGATCCTGTCGCGCCCGCTGTCGGGCTTCGCCGAGACCTTCTCGCAATACATCATGGAGTTGTCGCCCGGCGGCGGCAGCGACCGTCCCGAACCCGATCCGCGTGCCGAGGGCGCGCTCTTCGTCGTAGAGGGCGAACTCACGGTGACCCTCGACGGCACCGTGCGGGTGCTGTCCTCCGGCGGCTACGCCTACCTTCCGCCCTCCTCCCGCTGGACCGCGCGCAATGCCGGTGCGACGCCCGTGCGCTTCCACTGGATCCGCAAGGCCTATGAAGCCGTCGAGGGGCTGGCCCTGCCCGACCCGGTCTTCG
The nucleotide sequence above comes from Aquibium microcysteis. Encoded proteins:
- the puuE gene encoding allantoinase PuuE; this translates as MTAVRYPRDMRGYGATPPDPKWPGGARICVQFVVNYEEGGENCVLHGDAASEAFLSEITGAQPWPGKRHWNMESIYEYGARAGFWRLHRMFTETNIPVTVYGVASALARSPDQVAAMSEAGWEIATHGLRWIDYRDHDPETERADLNEAIRLHAEVVGERPEGLYLGRTSVNSVRLACAEGGFAYISDTYDDDLPYWLDHDGHGNAIPPQLVIPYTLDANDMRFAIQAGFTEGDQFFTYLKDAFDTLYAEGEAGRAGMMNIGLHCRLVGRPGRAAALRRFIDYVQGHEKVWIARRIDIARHWREHHPYAAPALRPSRMDETAFVAAFGGVFEHSPWIAERAWKLELGPAHDSAGGLHNALARMFRSASEDERLGVLKAHPDLAGKLAQAKRLTAESTAEQASAGLDALTDAERARFSELNTTYVDRFGFPFIIAVKGLTKADILAAFERRIANSRDEEFATACRQVERIALLRLKDRLRA
- a CDS encoding bifunctional allantoicase/(S)-ureidoglycine aminohydrolase; translation: MTEAARSYYAPHGGLPPQSQLLTGRAVFTTAYAVIPKGVMSDIVTSYLPFWEKTRVWILSRPLSGFAETFSQYIMELSPGGGSDRPEPDPRAEGALFVVEGELTVTLDGTVRVLSSGGYAYLPPSSRWTARNAGATPVRFHWIRKAYEAVEGLALPDPVFANEKDVAPNAMPGTDGRWATTRFVDPEDLRYDMHVNIVTIAPGAVIPFMETHVMEHGLYVLEGKGVYRLNQDWVEVEAGDYMWLRAFCPQACYAGGPSNFRYLLYKDVNRHAKLGGTR